The genomic interval ACCGCGGCACTGCCGCCCTTACCGGGGGTCCCGGTGGTCGTCGGCTTGCTGCCCGACCCACTGCTGGTGGCCGCGCCGGACTGCCCGCCGAACAACGAGTCCAACGCGCCCTTGAGGTCGTCACCGATGGCGATGTTGCTGCCGAACGACACGATCACCTGACGCAGCAACGGGAACGAGGTCGAGCCGGACGTCGGCTGCACGTACATCGGTTCGACGTAGAGCAACCCACCGCCCACCGGCAGCGTCAGCAGGTTGCCGTTGCGGATCTGATTTCCCTTGAACTGCAGCACTTTCTGGGCGACCGCTGCATCGGAGGTGATGTTGCTCTGCGCCTGCCCCGGCCCGGCCACGGTGGTGTTCGCGGGTAACTGCAGCACCCGGATCGTGCCGTAGTCCGGCCCCGGTTCGGCGTCCACCGCCATGAACGCGGCCAACTGATTTCGCCCGACGGGTTCGAAGGTCGTGGTCAACGAGAACGTCGAACCGGTCTGCGAGGGCATCTTCAACGTCAGGTAGTACGGCGGCTGCGGCTCCGGCTCCGAGGCCCGGCCCAGCCCGGCCACGTCCCCACCGGTGGGGTCCAGCGGCACCTGCCAGAAGTCGGCCTTGGTGTAGAACGAGTTCGGGTCGGTGACGTGGTAGCGGGACAGCAGTTCCCGCTGCACCTTGAAGAAGTCCTCCGGGTAGCGCAGGTGCCCCAGCAGCGCCGGTGGGATGTCCTTTTTCTCCTTCACGGTGTTGGGGAACGCCTTCTTCCACGTCGCCAACACCGGGTCGGTGTCGTCCCAGGTGTAGAGGTTGACGGTGCCGTCGTAGGCATCGACGGTGGCCTTCACCGAGTTGCGGATGTAGTTGACCTCGTCGCGCGGGGCGATGACTCGCCGATCCGCGTTGGTCAGCGTGGTCTCGGTGGCGTGCCCGAGCGTGGTCCGGGAGGCGTACGGATAGTTCCCGGTGGTCGTGTACCCGTCGACGATCCACTGGATCCGCCCGTTGATCGCCGCGGGGTACGGGTCGGAATCCAGCGTCAACCACGGTGCCACTTGCTCGACGCGCGCCCGCGGGTCGCGGATGTAGAGCACCCTGGACGCCGGATTCAACTCCGAGGACAGCAGGATCTTTTGCTCGCGGAACTTCACCGCGTAGAGCATCTTGCGCCAGAACGACCCGATGGGCACGCCACCCTTGCCCTCATAGGTGTTCGCCACCTGCCCGTTGGGCTGCGACGGGTCCTCCCGGTCGAACTCCCGCGGTGGCGTACCGGCCCGGGCGCCCACGATCGAGTAGTCCGGGGACTCCTCGCCGAAGTACACCCGCGGCTCGTAGGACCCGATCTGCGAGGTCGGCGGGATGTCCTTGGACACATACGACGGCGAACCGTCCTTCTCCACTGCATTGCCGCGCGCCGCGACCAACCCGAACCCGTGGGTGTACAGGAAGTGGTCGTTGATCCAGTTGCGCTGCTCCGGCGGCACCGACCCCAGGTTGATCTCGCGGGCGCCGACCACCACGTCCTGGTTGCGGCCGTCGATGTCGTAGCGATCGATGCGCAACGTCTGCGGGAAGCTGTAGAAGCGACGGATCTGCTGTTCCTGCTCGAAGGTCGGGGAGACGATCGTCGGGTCCAGCAACCGGATGCTGGCGGTGGTGTCCGCGTCCGCCCGCAACTGACCCGGCTGCACCGTGGTCTTGGCCTCGTACGGGTCCACCTGCGACGAGGCCAATCCGTAGGCCGCCCGGGTCGCGGTGATGTTGCGCCCGATGTAGGCCGCCTCGCGCTTGGACTCCGACGGCTTGACCTGGAACTGCTGCACGATCGCCGGGTAGGCCACGCCGATCAGCAACGCGGAGAGCACCAGCAGGCCGAAGCCGATACCGGGCAGCAACCAGGTGCGCCGCCACACGTTGGCGAAGAACAACGCGGCACAGATCACCGCGATGGCGGCCAGGATCTCCTTGGCCGGCAGCAGCGCGTTGACGTCGCGGTAGCGCAACCCGGTCCATCCGCTCACCGCGGAGAACCCACCGCCGTGCACCGCCAGTCCGTATCGGTCCAACCAGTACGCCACGGCTTTGAGCAGCACGAACAGCCCGAGCAGCACAGACAGGTGAGCCTGCGCGGCCGGTGTGGCCTTCTCCCCCGGCGTCTGCAGCCGTAGCCCGCCGTAGAGGTAGTGCGTCACCAGCGCGGCCAGCAACGCGACCAGCACGATGCCGAAGGAGAAGCCCAGCAGGAAGCGCCACCACGGGTAGCTGAACACGTAGAACGAGACGTCCCTGTGGAACTGCGGGTCCTTGACCCCGAAGGGCTGGCCGTTGCGCCACAGCAACCAGGTGCGCCACTCCCCGGCCGCGGACGCCCCGGACATGATCGCCAGCAGCAACCCGACGACCACCACCAGCGGCGCCTTGTACGGGTCGATGCCGACCCGGTAGCGATCCAGGTTCTGCTGCTCGGTGGACATGCCGCGCACCGTCGGCCGCAGCCGGTAGGCGATGACCACATTCAGCGCGGTGACCACGGCCATGGCCAGCCCGAACACCACGAACAGCACGATGCGGGTGCTCAGCTTGGTGGTGAACACCTTGCGGTAGTCCACCGACTGGAACCACCACAGGTCGGTGATGAAGTCGGTGACCACGAAGAACACCACGATCAGGCCGATCACCACGGCCACTGCCGGGATCAGCGCCCGGGGTCGCCGAGGCGGGCCCGACGGCGGAGTCGGGAAGGGACGGCGGCCCGGCGTGGTCGGCGGATCGAAGCTCAACGCGACACCTGCAGCACCTCGGCCGGTCACGGCCACGCCCCGGCCGGCGTCGCCCCTGTAACCCGCAACTTACCGACCCGCGATCGAGTTCCCGTGCACGGCGTACGGTGACGCGGTGAATCCGTCGCTGCACATCGTGCTGCTGGAGCTCTCCGATCAGGTTGCGGCCGAGGGGTGGGGGCAGCCGGCCCGGTTATTCGCGCTGGTGTCCACCGCCGATTTGCAGCGCGACGACCCGGCCTTCGCCGCACAGCTCGGGCTGGCCGAGGTGGACCCCACCGTCGCCCCGTGGACCGCCCTGGAGGACGACTTCGGCAACTCCACGTTGGAGGAGGTGGCCTGGCCACCGACCGTGGATGGCTGCGCGGTGGCGGTGGAGCGGCTCACCTTGCCGCCGACGGCCGAGGCCGACCTGCCCGCCGACCCGACCGAGGCGGCCCGCTGGGCGGCGGAACACCCCGACCGGCAGGAGATCAGGTTGGTGGCCTGCATGTTGCGCGACGGGACCCGCGATGCCGCGGTGCGTTTCCGCGCGCACGACACCCGCGAGGACATGGTGTTCGGCCCCGAGCTGGTCACCGCCGAGTTGGCCGCGGTGCTGCTGGGCACCTTCGCGGGCTAGCTGTCCCCGGTCAGGACAGCTAGCCGATCAGCCGCTGCGCCAGCCGCGCTCGAATGGCAGCCGCCAGGAGTGCGGGGTGACGAGTTGGTGGATGGCGTTCGGGCCCCAGGAGCCGACCGGGTAGGGACGCACCGGCGGCGGCGCGGCCAGTAGCGGCGCGGAGAGCTCCCAGAGGCGTTCGATGCCATCCGCGGTGGTGAACAGCGTGTGGTCACCGCAGATCGCGTCGTGGATGAGGCGTTCGTAGGCCTCCAGGACGTCTTCGGCGTGCTCGGTCGTGTTCAGCGCGAACTGCAGCGAGAGCTTCTCCAGCCGCATGCCCGGCCCGGGCCGCTTGCCGTAGAAGGACAGCGACAGCTTCGAGGCCTCGGCCAGGTCGAACGTCAGGTGGTCCGGGCCGTGCGCGCCCACCCCGGAGCCGGGCGGGAACATGCTCTTCGGCGGTTCCCGAAACGCGATCGAGATGATCCGGGCGCCCTCGGCCAGTTTCTTGCCGGTGCGCAGATAGAACGGCACCCCGGCCCACCGCCAGTTGTCGATCTCCGCCCGCAGCGCGATGAACGTCTCGGTCTCCGAGAGCGTGGCGACGCCCTGGTGCTCCCGATAGCCGACGTACTGGCCGCGGACGACGTCCGCCCCGGTGATCGGCCGCATGGACCGGAAAACCTTGTTTTTCTCCTCGCTGATCGCGCCCGGCTCCAGCGCGGCCGGCGGCTCCATGGCCATGAATGCGAGCACCTGGAACAGGTGCGTGACCACCATGTCCTTGTAGGCCCCGACGCCCTCGTAGAACCCGGCCCGGTCCTCGCAGCCGAGGGTCTCCGGGATGTCGATCTGCACGTGGTCGATGTGATTGCGGTTCCAGATCGGCTCGAACAGGCCATTGGCGAACCGGAAGGCCAAGATGTTCTGCGCCGCCTCCTTGCCCAGGAAGTGGTCGATCCGGAAGATCTGCTCCTCGGCAAAGGTCTCGTGCAACGCGGCGTTGAGCACCCGAGCACTGGCCAGGTCCGTGCCGAACGGCTTCTCCAGGATGATCCGGGAGCGTTCCACGAGCTTGGCCTCGTCCAGGGTCCGGACCACCGCCATGGCCGCGCTCGGCGGCACGGACAGATAGTGCAGCCGTCGGGCGATGCCGCCCAGTTCGTCCTCGGCGCGGCTCACCACCGTCGCCAAACCCTCGGCGCCGGTGGCCGTGGCGGTGTAGGTCAACCGATGCGCGAAGTCTTCCCAGCTGGCCCGATCCGGCGGGTGCGTGGAGAACTGCTGAATCGCATCCCAGGCGAACTCCCGGAACGCGTCGTCATCCAGGTCGTCCAGCGAGCTGCCCACCACCCGGCACGGGCCGAGCAGCCGGGTCGCGCACAGCCGGTAGATGCCCGGCAGCAACTTGCGCCGCGCGAGGTCACCGGTTGCCCCGAACAGCACGATGATCTGCGGCAGCTCACCCGCGGTGGGGTCCATGCACGGACGCTAGCCGCGCCACGTTGCGGGCACGTGTCGCGCAGACCAACGACGGGCCCATCAGCAGTGCGGGACGGTGCCCTGCCCGGTGCGGATCGCCTGCAATGCGGACAGTGCGGTGGACAGCTTGTCCACCCGTACCAACTGGATGCCCTTCGGCGCCCCCTGGAGCGCCTCGCGGCAATTGTCCGCCGGCACCAGGAACACCGTGGCGCCGGACCGCCTGGCGCCGCGGATCTTCATCTGGATGCCGCCGATCTTGCCGACGGTGCCGTCGTCGTCGATGGTCCCGGTGCCGGCCACGATCTTCCCGCCGTCGATGTCCTCCGGGGTGAGCCGCTCGATGATGCCCAGCGCGAACATCATCCCGGCGCTGGGCCCGCCGACGTCGTCCAGCTGGATCTTCACGTCGAACGGGAACGTGTAGTCGCGGTCCGGTCGGATGCCCACAAAGGGAACTGACGCATCATCAGGGTTTTTGGTCGTGGTCACCGTCTGGGTCAGCTCGGCGGCGCCGCGCTTGACCACGAACGTCACCGCCTCGCCCGGCTTGTGCTTGCGCACCGCGGTGACCACCTCCTCCGGGGTGGTGATCACGGTGCCGTCGATCTTCTCGATCCGGTCACCGATGTTCAGCTTGCCCGCCGCCGGAGTGCCGTCGGTGACCGCGGCGACCACCACGTAGGACTGGATGCCCGGGATGTTCAGCGCCTGCAGCGCGGCAGCGGTGGCGTGCTTCTGGGAGAGCGCCATCTCCTGGGTGTTCTCGGCCTCGATCTGCTGGCTGGACTTGGTGGTGTCGTAGACGGTGTCCTTCGGGACAACGGCCACCCCGGAGCGGAACCACCCGGTCAACGCCTCGATCAGGCTCATTCGGTGGTCGGGGTTGGTGATGGAGACCGTGGTCAGCTCCAGCTTGCCGGTCACCGGGTAGGTCGGGTGCCCGGTGATCACGATCAGCGGTTTGCCGTCGGCACTACCCAGGGTGTCGGTGGGCGGGCCCGGCGACAGCCGCGCGTAGGGCACCGGTAACAACACCAGCAACCCGGCGAGCACCGCCAACAGAGCGCCCGAGACGGTCAACGACGCCGACCGCGGGGACCGCCAGTCGGTGGGCTTGAGCTTGAGCACGACGCGACCCTACGCGAGCATGTCGGGGCTCAGGGGGTCCCCACCCATTCGGTCGTGCCGTCCCCGAACTCCTGGTGCTTCCAGATCGGCACGCTCGCCTTGATCCGGTCGATCAGCGCCTTGCATGCGGTGAACGCCTCGCCGCGGTGCCCGGTGGACACTGCCACCACCACCGCGAGGTCCCCGATCTCCAGGTCCCCCACCCGATGCACCGCGGCCAACCGGATGACGTCGAACTCGGCGATGACCGACTCGGCCACGGTGCGCATCACGTCGACCGCGCTGGGGTGCGCGCTGTACCGCAACGCGTTGACATCGCGACCACCGTCGTGGTCGCGCACGGTCCCGACGAACAACGTGCTGCCGCCGGCCGCGGGGTCGTCGACCGCGGCCAGGATCTCCTGCGGCGACAGCGGGGTGTCCCTGATCTCCAGCACTCGAATGACGTCGCTCACAGGACTGATTGTGTCAGCCGCGCCGCCGGCGGCGCGCCTGGCGTAGCAATGCGGCCGTGCCCACCATGGCCACCGCGGCGCCGGCGGCCACCGAACCCGACTGCGGCAACCCGCGCCGACTGCCGTTCGCGGCCAGGTCAGCGATCAGTGCCTGCAGCGCGGTCACGTTGTCGTAGTGCGGCCGCCAGCCCGCCTCGGACAGCCTGGTGCTGGGGATAACCCATGGGTAGGCGACGTAGCGCAGCTCGCTGGGCGGGGCCGGACTCACCCCGAACCGGTGCAACCGTTCCGCGGTGCCGAACGCCAACCCGGCGGGCACCGACACCCGGCGCATTCCGGTCGCGGCCTCCACGGTCTCCTGGTCCAGCCACCCCTGGCAGCCCACGGTCACCGCACCGGAGACCTTGCCCAGCACCGCGTATTCACCCGCCGCGAGCAGGTCGTCCACATGGCAGAACTGCCACACCGGACGTTCCCCCTGCAGATGCAGCAGCCGCGGGCCGGCGAAGTGCCGGGTGAGCACGGTGTCCGCGCCACGCCCGACGATCATCGCCGGGCGCAGCACGGTCAGCCGCTGCCCGGCACCGGCCGGCCGGGCCGCGGCGGCCAGTTGCTCGATGGCCAGCAGGTCGGTGACCAGCCCGCCGTCGTCGGCCGCCCGCAGCTCGGCGTCCTCGTCCAGCGGGAGCTCGTTGGCCGGGTCCGCGCCGTAGACCATGGCGGAGCTGACCAGCACCAGCCGGGGCACACTGTTGGCGCCGCGCAGCACCGTCGCGGC from Sporichthyaceae bacterium carries:
- a CDS encoding UPF0182 family protein, whose translation is MSFDPPTTPGRRPFPTPPSGPPRRPRALIPAVAVVIGLIVVFFVVTDFITDLWWFQSVDYRKVFTTKLSTRIVLFVVFGLAMAVVTALNVVIAYRLRPTVRGMSTEQQNLDRYRVGIDPYKAPLVVVVGLLLAIMSGASAAGEWRTWLLWRNGQPFGVKDPQFHRDVSFYVFSYPWWRFLLGFSFGIVLVALLAALVTHYLYGGLRLQTPGEKATPAAQAHLSVLLGLFVLLKAVAYWLDRYGLAVHGGGFSAVSGWTGLRYRDVNALLPAKEILAAIAVICAALFFANVWRRTWLLPGIGFGLLVLSALLIGVAYPAIVQQFQVKPSESKREAAYIGRNITATRAAYGLASSQVDPYEAKTTVQPGQLRADADTTASIRLLDPTIVSPTFEQEQQIRRFYSFPQTLRIDRYDIDGRNQDVVVGAREINLGSVPPEQRNWINDHFLYTHGFGLVAARGNAVEKDGSPSYVSKDIPPTSQIGSYEPRVYFGEESPDYSIVGARAGTPPREFDREDPSQPNGQVANTYEGKGGVPIGSFWRKMLYAVKFREQKILLSSELNPASRVLYIRDPRARVEQVAPWLTLDSDPYPAAINGRIQWIVDGYTTTGNYPYASRTTLGHATETTLTNADRRVIAPRDEVNYIRNSVKATVDAYDGTVNLYTWDDTDPVLATWKKAFPNTVKEKKDIPPALLGHLRYPEDFFKVQRELLSRYHVTDPNSFYTKADFWQVPLDPTGGDVAGLGRASEPEPQPPYYLTLKMPSQTGSTFSLTTTFEPVGRNQLAAFMAVDAEPGPDYGTIRVLQLPANTTVAGPGQAQSNITSDAAVAQKVLQFKGNQIRNGNLLTLPVGGGLLYVEPMYVQPTSGSTSFPLLRQVIVSFGSNIAIGDDLKGALDSLFGGQSGAATSSGSGSKPTTTGTPGKGGSAAVAAAVADAQQAFDDGRAALAKGDFAAYGKAQDRLSAALKKAAEAENSASSKSTVTPTKTPAPDSKGATPAPTAQATSPPRKS
- a CDS encoding PPA1309 family protein; amino-acid sequence: MNPSLHIVLLELSDQVAAEGWGQPARLFALVSTADLQRDDPAFAAQLGLAEVDPTVAPWTALEDDFGNSTLEEVAWPPTVDGCAVAVERLTLPPTAEADLPADPTEAARWAAEHPDRQEIRLVACMLRDGTRDAAVRFRAHDTREDMVFGPELVTAELAAVLLGTFAG
- the zwf gene encoding glucose-6-phosphate dehydrogenase → MDPTAGELPQIIVLFGATGDLARRKLLPGIYRLCATRLLGPCRVVGSSLDDLDDDAFREFAWDAIQQFSTHPPDRASWEDFAHRLTYTATATGAEGLATVVSRAEDELGGIARRLHYLSVPPSAAMAVVRTLDEAKLVERSRIILEKPFGTDLASARVLNAALHETFAEEQIFRIDHFLGKEAAQNILAFRFANGLFEPIWNRNHIDHVQIDIPETLGCEDRAGFYEGVGAYKDMVVTHLFQVLAFMAMEPPAALEPGAISEEKNKVFRSMRPITGADVVRGQYVGYREHQGVATLSETETFIALRAEIDNWRWAGVPFYLRTGKKLAEGARIISIAFREPPKSMFPPGSGVGAHGPDHLTFDLAEASKLSLSFYGKRPGPGMRLEKLSLQFALNTTEHAEDVLEAYERLIHDAICGDHTLFTTADGIERLWELSAPLLAAPPPVRPYPVGSWGPNAIHQLVTPHSWRLPFERGWRSG
- a CDS encoding PDZ domain-containing protein — its product is MLKLKPTDWRSPRSASLTVSGALLAVLAGLLVLLPVPYARLSPGPPTDTLGSADGKPLIVITGHPTYPVTGKLELTTVSITNPDHRMSLIEALTGWFRSGVAVVPKDTVYDTTKSSQQIEAENTQEMALSQKHATAAALQALNIPGIQSYVVVAAVTDGTPAAGKLNIGDRIEKIDGTVITTPEEVVTAVRKHKPGEAVTFVVKRGAAELTQTVTTTKNPDDASVPFVGIRPDRDYTFPFDVKIQLDDVGGPSAGMMFALGIIERLTPEDIDGGKIVAGTGTIDDDGTVGKIGGIQMKIRGARRSGATVFLVPADNCREALQGAPKGIQLVRVDKLSTALSALQAIRTGQGTVPHC
- a CDS encoding molybdenum cofactor biosynthesis protein MoaE, with translation MSDVIRVLEIRDTPLSPQEILAAVDDPAAGGSTLFVGTVRDHDGGRDVNALRYSAHPSAVDVMRTVAESVIAEFDVIRLAAVHRVGDLEIGDLAVVVAVSTGHRGEAFTACKALIDRIKASVPIWKHQEFGDGTTEWVGTP
- a CDS encoding NAD-dependent epimerase/dehydratase family protein, producing MTEAQGRVRSGRTESSPAAPARWAAARTRSPRPGRGPIVAITDADRGLGALLAERLTGHPEVADLRAVATGEPRLAARLRGADVVVHFALPLDTLTPTGSAVRTAATVLRGANSVPRLVLVSSAMVYGADPANELPLDEDAELRAADDGGLVTDLLAIEQLAAAARPAGAGQRLTVLRPAMIVGRGADTVLTRHFAGPRLLHLQGERPVWQFCHVDDLLAAGEYAVLGKVSGAVTVGCQGWLDQETVEAATGMRRVSVPAGLAFGTAERLHRFGVSPAPPSELRYVAYPWVIPSTRLSEAGWRPHYDNVTALQALIADLAANGSRRGLPQSGSVAAGAAVAMVGTAALLRQARRRRRG